AGTGCATTTGTGGCAAAGGAAACCACTGTGGCAGGCAGATGGCTCTCAAGAGGACACATCTCCTTAATATAGCCATCCTGTAGTTTGGAATCTGGCTTCCCAtaacagcagctctgagctgtccGCTGGTCTCCTGCTGTGGCTCAGCTCTGTAGAAAGCCTCTTGAGCTGATTCTTGCTTTAGAAGAGCATTTCTCTGCCCAAGTGAGTGGTCAGCAACCAGGGGAgggtgggaagaaagaaaagtcacTTGAAATGGTGTCAGCTTCAAGCAGAGCCCTGTGGTGTGGGCTGACAGTCACTCACCTGAAGGTTTTAAAGTTATATTTTCTCAAAAGCCACTCCAGCATGTGAGCAGTGATCAGAGCTGCAGCTAGAAGTCTCCATCCAAGTTTTCAGATATTTGGGTCTGGCATTTACAAGTATGGTTGGCACTTACTAAATGAAAAGCCCCCAGAGGTGCTTGGCCATGAAATCTCATTACAGAGATGAGCAAAGTGGGTAAGATCTCATGCCTGCTTTTTTGAAATAGTCTTAAAATTCACTGTTTGCACCCCATGATCCAGGGCAGATTCAGTGTTGTGACTGACTGTAAACAGAGCTTTCACTTTttgtaactgaaaaaaaaaaaatccatctacTTCTGCTTCTTGTGCCTTTTTTGAAGCACAACTCCCTGGGGTACCTGAGCAGAGcttgctgcagctgtgtgcaCAGTTGCTGATGGAAATCAGCTCAAAATGTTTCTCTTGGTTTTGTGCAAATAGGCTTTGAGTAGCttcacagacttttttcttgCCACCCCGCACTGAACAGTGTGGTTTTATCTGGGGAGATGAATCAGAGGCCAGGCAGAATCATCATCAACAGCACTTGGTTTGGCAGTGAATTTAATCTTGCTTTCAGGAAGCCCAGATGAGAAACTTGCACCTTTTGTAGGACTCACAAAATACTCCCACATCCTGGAGTAGCAACCCATCTGCCTTTAGGGTGCCTGTGCTCGGGTGTCACACACTGAGGAGTGATCCTGCTCAGGGTGTTGTGGCACGTACTCAGCGGCTGTGACCGCCCTCATCTTCAAAGCCTGAAGCCTCtgctggcagagccaggctTTACGAAACGCTGTCTGCTGAGTCTCCTGCCCcggggggcagccccagggctgggagatCGATAACTTCATTGGCAGGAAATTCAGGTGTAGGTTTCAGAAGGTCTGGCTGAGACTTTTCCTTGCAAGCCTACTCAGTCTTACCTGAGTGTCTTTAGTCAGGCACTGGGTTCTGCTCGCAAAGCTGTGATTTTGGGAGAACCAACATGTTGTCTCAAGAAGTGGCTTCTCCCAGTGACTGCTGAGCCTGAACACTTGAGGAGCATGCACTGCACAGTttcactgctcagaaatcctggagcaaCCACCAACTTGCTCTACGGAAAGTAGGCAAGAAGAATTTCTCTGCATTCATTTCTACTCAAGGAAGTCTCTCCTTTCAATCTTCAAAATTCAGGGATGGAAAATCCCCCTGCTGTGGGATAAGCTACCCCGTGTGTGCCTGCCTCAGTATGCTGAAAGCTCCCACCTCGATTCCAACATCACACCAGCTCCTGGCCATCAAACCTTGTTAGAACTTTGTCTCCTCAACTCCAGAGCCTGCTCATCTCTGCCCTGGTCCTGCAGCCCATGATTCCATCACTCTAATGAGCTGAACAAGTCCAGCGAGGAGCTCCAGGCTCTGTCTAACACACCGGCCCTGTTGCAGGTAATCCGAATAATTAAAGTAGGCTCAGACAGAAAAGCTGTGTTGCCTAATTAAAACATTGTTAGAAAAGGAGcagccttcccttcccagctctgatcTAAGCCAGTCTGTCCAGCCTGGTTAGTCCTTAAAACCTCTCTGTCTCACTTTCTACCTTGAAATAATTGCTCTCCAGGGTTCATGCTTCAGTCAGGGTAGTTTCCAAAGGCATGGGAAGTTCTTAGATAAAAGGATGCTCCCAGATAAAAGGATGCTGCTAATGGGCAGAGACCTTTTGGTTATTGGGGTAAAAATGTGCCAAAGATGCTGCTGTAGGacctggggtgctggggagaggggagctCCTGAGGGTCTGCAGTAGCTTCTGGGTTTTACACAAGGGTGGCTTCTCACCAGAGCTCATCTGGGCTTTGTCATCCAGATGAAGATATGCAAGAGGGTGAGTAAGAAGTGCTCAACATATCCCGCCAGATCTCTGGGTTCCTATCTGTGCCTGGTGAAAGCTGagcctgcccagctgtgcccagggacCCTACTGCTGGCCCCATCTGGATCGGCTACCATGGCTTGTTGAAGCTGTGTTTCACTCCAGGAACTGCCTCCATCTCCTTTCAGATCAGGCATTTCCTGGGTGCTGGTGTTAGGCCAGCCTTTTTTTGTAGAGCAGggtgcacagagctgagctgtgcagagctgggacctGCAGACGCCAGTGAAGGTGAAGGGGTGTCAGCTTTTGCTTTGGGTTCCCAGCGGAGCAGAGACGGGGATGGTGGCATGGGAATGATGGGATAGGGGTCACCAGAAAGCTTCCTGGGGAAGGGGGTGATCCTGACAGGCTGGGGAGCATCCACACTTTGTGtcaggctccccagcaccctcctgcccctgcaccgcttgctctgcctctgccacaGTTTGCAGGGGGTGATTTTTGCCTTGAGGAAAGCACAGGGACAAGGGCTGGATTTGGACAAGGCACAGCTTTAGGCAGAGGAAAGGAGTGGGAAGATTGGGTGTTTTCTGCTCTGGTGTCACGGCTGAGACTGGCTGCAGACCTGGGGTTTTGGTGGCACAGGGAATGTGGGGTCCATGTGAATCCGTTGCAGAAGGAGGGTGTCCTGGTATGTTCTGCTGAGTCCAGGGCAtgaggagggagaggagtgAGACACTGAAGCTCACCCTGTTTCCAGGAAATTGAGTCATCCTGCCTGTCCTTACTGGCCTCCCTTATGCTCAGGAAGAGAGTCACCCCCATCCCACAGCCTGGAGTtgtgtcccagtgtcccaagAAAGCACTGTCATTTTTAGGGTGTCTCCAGAGGGTTTTCAGGGCTGCTGGGCACCTCCTTTTCACCATTTCAGTGGCAACTTGCGAGCTTGAATCCTGCTGGTTTtgttggattgtttttttttttttcaaaaggaacCAAAATCTGAAATTTCCCTGGTGGTGGCAGAGCACCCACTGCCAAATGCCCAAActgggctgggcactggagGTGTTATGGTGACTCTGAGGACAGCAATTGCTTGCGAGACACCCAGTGAAGTGTCCCTATCCAGAGAGACCCCCTGCTCAGGGACTGTGCTGCAGGGGTCATAGAGCACCATTTCATGGCATGatgagcccagcagctcctggctgagctCCAACTCATGTTCTCTCTCCTcagagctcagccccacagTGCTGGAAGTGGCTTCCCcatggctgcagccagcagcgaAGGGACAACAGGgacccagctcctgccagctggcactgccctggccctgctcgGTGGCCTGGTCTACCTGGGCACCTTGTGTGCTGCCTGTAAACGGTATGTGCTGCCCACAGCTCGTCCACTTTccctcctggggctggggatCCCTCGTTGGCATTTGGTGGCTGCATGTGGAGACTCTGTGTGTGGCCATCCTGAGCTGGGACCACAAggatctgctgctctgctcacccCAAGCCCCCATCTGCACCCCAGTGCATCTCTACCTAGCTTTATCCTGCATCCCTGTGTGCTGCAGCCCCCTGAAACACACCCTATACCCCAAAACCTCAGAGGAGCAGCCCAGAGAGCCCAGGCTGAGCTGTGAGCAGGATGGACAATGCCAGGGGCAATGCCGAGGGTGGTGCCAGTGGtgccctgcacagctcagtggGGTGCAGGATGCAGTTGTGGtgtccccagccagcacagaccctgctgtggggctggggaaggagcaggataTGGGTTTTGGGAGTGCCATTTTGGGGACCCAGGACACCTGCTCCTCAGCCTTGGCTTTGCCATCTGCCTTGGGCTCAACCCCACTTCTCCctgcaggaagggcaggaagaagGTTGCTCCAGATGGGGTGAAGCTCATGGATGAGGTAAGAGTACATCTGGGGGTCAGAATCAGCCCTGGGGGATGGTCTGGGCTCTCAGCCCAGCCTGAGTGTGTCTGTTCCCCCATGGCAGGCCCTGCTCTGCCAGACACAGCTGCGGTCACTCAGCAAGTCGGACACGAAGCTGCACGAGCTGTACCGGGTGAAGGTCAGAGATGACGGTGAGTGGCTGTGGAGTAGGGGGAGCCCAAGGGGCTGGTGGCCCTTGCCACTGCCAGCAGTCCCCGCTCTGCCCAGGGAGTACATCCTGTCATGGACAGAGGTGCCACAGTGCTGGCACTGTGCTGGCGCAGGGGTTGGTGCCTGTTGCATCCCatcatttcctcttctttccccaCAGTGCAGCGTCCAGCCAGCCTGGATCTCCACTGTCCCACGGCCCCTGGAGGCGaatccctgcacagctctggcctCCTGCACCGTGAGCTGCCCCAGATCCCCATCCCTGAGCCCCTGGCCACCTCCCCAGCCCCCGACCAGACCTACTCCAACCTGCTCTTCACCCCGCTGAGGAAACCAGCACCAGACTCTGTTTATGAGTGCCTGGCAGTGGGGGGGGAGGATGCCCCCGTGCCCCCCATGCCAGCTGGcacccaggtgtcccctccACGGGCTGCGCATGGGGCAGCTGATTACGCCTGTGTCCATAAAGTGAAGAAGGCAGTGTCGGTGGAGGTGCAGGATGGGGCTGTGGCAGGACcccctggagcacagcactgctgggatggtgcaggcagtgccccTCAAGACAAGGTATGACTCtggggggcagcagggatgcGGTACATGGGAGGTAATTTAGTTCCCTCTCTCCCCGTAGTGCCCATGTTTGGAGCAGGGTGTAAGTTAGGATCCTCTGCCAGGATCCTCCTGGGGGGCTGTCAGAAGATGAGGGGGACAAAATCATGAGGATACCCTGCAGTGGGCAGGGATTGCCCCCAAACTTCCacctccccaaaaaattccttttgcagCTGGAGGAGATGTACTCGACGGTGTGCAAAGCCACCAAGAAGAAATCCCAGGTCCCTGCATCAACCCTGAGGGTTCTGAAGGAGGTGGGTTCTGGGTGGCCACCCCCACGCCAGCAGGAGGggcccccagcagccccaggccccCCTGACCCCTGCTACGAGTCCATCAACAACAGAGCATGGactgctcagggctgtggcCCTGACCCTGACTATGAGGCTGTGGACATCAACTGGAAGAAGGCGGCAAAACGGGACAAGCCAGGGAAGCCCTGTGTCCCTGAGAACCTGTATGAGAGTGTGGTGGACATTTGGGCAGGGGAGCCCCGGAAAGCCTCTGCCCGGACAGCAGCCAATGGGCTGGAGGTTTACATCACCAATCTATAGCCCCCccaggggcaggggcagtgcCACAAGGGGGTCCCACCTGGCTGGACACCTTCGGGTGCCTAAGGGACAGGTGCCAGCAGCCCTGTGCCCACCAGAGCAGCTGCATCCCTGCACTCACTCTCTGTATATATTTTCTGTCACTCTTCTatgtcccatcccagcccagctggtgcCAGCGGGTTGATGGCAGGATGTCCCAGGATGGGCAGTTTGGGGGTCCTGGGTGCTGACCCCAGTGAGACAGGCACCAAGATGGGAACAGGGCGGGGACCAGTCAGGTTTTTGGGCAGGGGGGTgatggggctgcagccagccccaTGCCTTGGGCTGCAGGATCAGACCCTCAGCAGGAGGTTTCTGACAGACTGAGGGTCTCTGTCCTTCTCACACTTCCTGGGGGGGAGACCAGGGCCCCCTCCAGCCCCAAGGAAGCCCTGAGAAGCTTTGCTCCCATCACAGAATGTCCCTTGTTATGGGGAGATGGGGTCAGCCCTTTGccttcatggaatcatagaatatcctgagttggaaaggacccccAAGGGATCATTGAGTCCATCTCCTGACCCTGTACAGGATAACACAGAAATTTCACTGCTGTGGGCTGTGAGCTCTGCTCCATCCTCCATTCCCACCCTTTCAGACTCATGCAAGGGTGTCTCCATGGGCAGCCCTCTCCCAAATACCATTAAAAGGCTGAGAGAAGGTTTACAGTCTTAAACTGAGTCAAAATCCTTGGTTCTGGaggctgttgctgctgctgctgctgcaatgggtgctgggagagcagctttGAACACAACGTGACTGTGAGTGCACCTGCCCTGGATAAGTGGTTTGGCACCTCTGAAATGGGGACACACAGCCACCAAGAGCTGCTGTATGAGGTGGTCTGTGCCAGAGCAGAAccttgcacagagctggggtAGAAGCCAGGCTATGTCTTCCCAGCATTTGCTCCCCATCACTCCTGTGGGTCCTGAAGCCTCCACGTGCCAAAAAAGCTTGCCTGAGCTGGATGTGCGCCAGAGTCAAAAaactttccctcctttcctcctcgGTGGAGTTGTATATCCGTGCCTCAAGGGACGCCGTGGTGAGGCAATGACGGTGGCCCTGGTCACAGTGTGGCTGCCTGACCTCGTGGCACGGTGGCCTGGCGCTCACTGGAGCCGGGTGGAGCCCGCAGCCgctgtgccgtgccgtgccgtgccgtgccgggcTCTGCGGCAGGAAGCGACGCGCCTTCCTTCAGCATCTTTGCCCCTGCACCGCGGCAGGTGAAGCGATTAAAAACGAAAACGCGGGGCTCAGCAAACCCCGGGGAAGGCGTTAGAGCTGGAAGCACCCCAGGCGTCGTCCGCCCCGCGCTCGACGCCAAACCACAGCCGCACTCGAGAGCTTCTCCCATCCCCCTGCGAGATAAGGGCGCTGATAGAGAGCGGCTGGTGCCGGTGCTGCCGCgctcttcctgctgccagtcCGCCACAGCCACCTGTGGGCTCCCACCACGCTGCCCCTCGCCGCATCCTTGCCTTGCTCCCCTTCTCCGTCATCCCACCGCACATGGCTGGGTCCCTCCTGCACCATCTGAATCCCCTGGGAGCTGTTTTGGGCTGTGTTGCCAGGCACAGGAGCATCACTTCCGTGTGGGATTAGTGTGGCTTCACTCCGGCCCCCGCGCTCCCACCCGTGGGCTGGGATGTGGGTACCGCTgtgccacctccctggggaAGGGCACCAGGGAAGAGAAAACTCCCGCTGTGGCGGAACTGAGGTGGCCAAATTTGGTCTCCAATTTgcccaaacagcagcagaagctaTCCAGGGCTGCCCGCTTGCCCATAattcctgtgggatttgggagaaCGGGATTCAAATAAGAGAACAACTGCCCAGTTCTCAGGGTGATGGAAAATGTGCCTGGAGTCTTGGCTGGAGGCTCGAAATCTGGGTGGTGAATGACGAACCCAACCCAAACATCACTTGGAGTCTCAGGGTCTGGTCGGGAAGGTCGGGGTTAGGGTGAGAGCGAGGGGAGAGGTAGGGCTGGGAGTACCCCGCCTCAGCCCCGGGGGACAGACGCGTGCGGGGCTCTGTCCACGCTGCGAGGGACGGTGCTGAACCGTGCCGTTCCCACAAGAGGGAGCGAGCAGGAGCCCAGCGAGCGCCGTAAGAGGCTGAACGGGGCTGCAAGTCCTATAGTCCTGCACGCTGGAGGATGTAGCACGGTGCTGCAAGGCGCATTGCACACTGCACGGTGTGACACCTGCGCGGTGTGGCGCCTGCACGGCGTGACACATTGCAAAGCGCTCGACGGGGCTCTGTACTACAAGAATCTTCACCCCCTAGGTCCCTGCACCCCGTACGGCTCCGCAGCCCGCGCAGCTCTCTGGAtggaaggcagcacagggctCTCCACCTAAACCAGCCCCGCACCTGAACAGCTCCGCAGCCCGCCTAGCCCCACATCCCCCGGCAGCTCCGCACCCCCAGCAGGCAGCCGGGGTACACGGGCAGTGCGGGCACGGCCGCGTCTCCCTCTGCAAGACCGCCTGAGAGAGGGGCATCACAGTCCAGTCCACAGCCAACCCCTGGAAAGGGCATTCGGGTGCCACGGGGGGATcacccagggatggtgattcttGGGGGAgtcctgtgcaaggccaggagccGGACTAAATGATCCTTGCATGGCCTTTCCAACTCAGGACGTGCTATGGCCACTACTTTAATTTGGGATGCCATCCTGCCGAACGCCCCTTCCCGGGCCGGGGGTCGGGTTGGTGGCGGCCTGTGCAAGGATAGGCGATACTCGTGGAGTTGCACAACACCGAACGGAGCTGCCGGAGCCTCCAGCTCTGCGCTTCGGCCGCCGTTAACCATTAAACCAGACCGGGGGCGGCCGCGGATCCTCCCCCGGGCCCCACAGGCTCCTGCAGGGCTGCGCTAACGGGGGCTGCGGGATCGGACTCCTCAGGGACGGGACAGGATGGGGAATAAAGGCTACTCCGGCTGTGCTCATCCTTCTGTGCTGCCCGGGCAGATTTTGGGGGCCCCGCGGGTGTCCCGGTTCCCGGGGGATACTGCCCTTCACCCGGCTGGTCCCCAGGTCCTGTGGCGTGCAGGGAGACCCCGCGGGCGGCCGTGCCGGGGTGACACCGGGCGCTTGGCCGGGTTCGTGGGGATTTTCCCGGTTTGCTGCTCTTTCACTCATAGGAAAGCGCCTGGGGTTGACGCAGGGTGGAAGCGGCGCCTCCAGCATCCCCTCCACCAGAGCAGGGAGCGAGGGGTGGCCAAGCACCCCAGGAGCCAAGCTGGGAACATCGCGTCCCCAGGCAGGGGATCCCCGGGATGCCGCCCCAGCAGCCCCACGGCCCCCGAGCCACGGGGATCAGCCGTGTCCGGCAAAGGAGACAggcgggggaggggggaacAGCCGGGGGCCACCACCCGCGACAGCCGCACGGACTCTGTCCTGGCCTTCAGGCTGCGGGTCGGTCAATCCGGCAGGAGCAGGACCTGGTGACCCCTCTCCGCCGCCCGGTCCCCGCGGCCCCGCGGGTTTTTGGGGCAGGCAAGGAGCAGAACGCGGGTGGGCGCCAGCCGGAGCTCCCCAAACATCCtctgcaccccaaaatctcacgTACCCCATGTATCACATGGACCCCACATGCCCCCTGCACTACAGGTACCCCCTGCCACCCCACGTACCCAGGGCACCCCAATGTTCCCCATAACCCCATGCACCCCCCCCCAGTCCAAGCATTCCATGCATTCCCCATGCACCCCATGTACTCCCCATGCACCTCAGTATCCCAAGTTCCTCCTGTACCCCTCGCAGCCCGggtaccccccccccccccccccccaacacccAGCCTTGCCATTCTGGGTGGATTTTGGCAGTGATTCCTCATGGTGGGCAGGACTGACGGTGGAATTAGGGACTTCTTTCCTACTGGGAACGGCGCTCACACCCCAAAAACCTGGACCACACCCCCTTTCTAGCAGAAGGTGTCTGTAACTTTTGGGGGAGCCCTAGTGCTGATGGGGGAGCCCTACGGGCAAATTGCAGGGGATTTAAAACTTCAGAGAGCACTTTGGGGGGACTCTGTAAATTCTGGGGAGTATAACTTTGTGAGGAGTTCTGCGACGTTTGAAGAACCCCTGTAACCTATCGGCAGCCCTATAACTTGGCGGGGAACATCACTTTTGCGCGAATCCCCCAAATTTTAACGCTGCCAGTTTCACCCCGGTAAGTCCGCAGGAGCCGTCGGGAGTTTTGCGGGATGCTCCGCGGTGGCGGGATCCCCGCGTTTATTTGCGGGGAGCCCAGAATCCCGCGCCGTAACAACAAAATCGGAACTTTCGGGGGTCCTCCGCAACTTTTTGGGGCGCCCCTCGAGTTTggcgggaaaagagggggtgACTTCACGGTGGACTCAGGGGTGCCGGCGGGGACTCAGGGGTGAAGGGGGGGTGTGACACGGGCGGCCTGGTGGAAgtagggtggggttttttaggggGGGTgtgctttttttggggggggatccCGCGGGCAGCGCGCGGCGGGAGGGCGGGGCGCGCGAAGATGGCCGCTGCCGGCGGGGGCGTGGCGGGGCCGGAGGGGGGCGTGGCGGCCCCGCGGGGGCGGGGGCGTGGCCGCCGCGAGCGAAGTGGCAGCGCGGCGCGGCCAATCAACGGCGCGGAAAGCGGCGGCCGCGTTCCAGCCCGCGCGCTTCGGCCAATGGCGCGGCGCTCGGGGGGCGTGGCCCGGCCGGCGCCGACACCGGGGCCGCGCGCGGCGGAGCGCGCTCCCCCCGCCGGGCCGCGGCCGCTCCGCGCATGGACCCCCCGCGCCCGCCCGCGGTCCTAatgcccgcccgccgccgccgccgcccgccgctcccgcccgcaccgcccgccgcccgcgccgccgccgccaaGGTACCGGGGGGCGGTGGCGGAGACCGGGGTGGGATCcgggggaggcggcgggggGGGCGGTGACAGCTGACAGCGGCCCGCCCGAAACTTTCCCCGCCGGTAAAATGGCGCCGCGATGGGATAAACTTTGGGGGGCGGGAAGCGAGGGGTTGTGGCGGCTGGGAGCGgggagtggtggtggtgggtcGCATCAGCCGCACCCCCGCGGGGATCGTCTCTCCTGGATCGCAGCCCTTTGGGATCTTCCAGGGATCTCCCGCCGCGGGGATCcgcccagccccgccccagggAGATCAGCTAGGATCCGCTTGGAGCGGGATCCGCTTGCAGCGGGATCGACTCGGTGCCGGATCACGTGGGATCCCCCTGGAGTGGGATCCGCTTGGTGCCGGTGCTCGGGCAGCGGGTGCCGCTGTCTGGGATTGGCCTGGCAGGCACGAgtgtgctcccagctctgggataCCCGCTGGATCCCGGGTGATCCGCTCAGAGCGGGACAAACTTGGGATGCGGACTCATAAGGTGTGGATGTATACCGGGATGTGGGTGCTGCCACCTTAGAGCTGCATTGTCAGGAAGGTGTCAGGTCGTCTCCTGGCTCTGTGGAGACCTGCTGGATCCCTGCTGATGCTCAGCCAGTGGGTGATGGCGCTGGCAGCAGCATCACAGCGGGATCTGGAGAGTGctaaggaattcctggctggatCCCACTACAACCTGGTGGGATCCACTTGGGATTTACCCCACGGAGTGGCTGGCAAGGtcccaccacagccctgcctggaggCGCTGATCCAGCTCCCCAAACTccacctccccatcccaccgAGGTCATGGGGATCCCTGCGGAATCCAGCGCTCGGGGATCCCTGCTGCCCGCTGCCGTCTCTCCCGCAGGCTCCGCTGGGATCCGAGGGCTGGCTGGGGGAGCCGGCGTCGCGCCAGGACCCTGCCAGCCAGGAGGCGATGCTGCGGGTGCTGGACGCGGGGCTGGAGCAGTGCCTGGCGCTGCACTCGGCCGTGCAGTGCATCCCCGTGCCCCGGCACAGGTAGGGACACCGGCACGGCCACCACCCTCCCGCTGGCACCGGCCTCGCTGCGGGAGCCGGGATTTTTTCTGCAGGAGGACTTTGGCCACTCTTGGCCAGGCCGGGATCCCCGGCAGTGTGTGGctgtcctgctgtggcagctccgAGGACTCCCAGCTGGGAGCATCACTGGATTATCTGTTTGCAAAATGCTTTGGGTGCACTTGACctcttgcttttttaaaaattaaatctaagGTTATTTTAGTCGTTTTTTTTTCACCTCGAGGAACTGTTTGGCCTTAGGCAAGCCATGCCTGCGTCCCTGGGCAGGATGCAGGTGCCAGTGCCCTCCGGCATGGTGCTGTGCACGGGCATGGAGGGTTGCCCCTGGCATGGCACAGGCACTGCCATTTTGGCAGCCTGCCTGCgcctctgcctgcactgctgcttGTGCCATGCCCAGGGGAATTCCAGCCAGCTACTGGGATGATGCCTGGATGGTTCAGCAGCATCTCATGGTGCTGCAGGGTGTGGGACACCAGTGGGTGCCTTTCCACCTGGTGATGCTGCCAGCGTGGTGGGGCCACTGAGACCCTGTACCCCGACACAAACCACCCTGGGGTGGGTGCAGGTCACCGTGGGTGGGTGGTCTTGGTGCCTCAGTGGAGAAGGGAAAGTGATAGACGAGGGCTCGTCCATCCTGACCCAGCCCCCTGTGCTCTCGCTGGCAGGAAGCTCTCGGGCAAAGCAGGCATTGACGAGGTGATGGCAGCCGCGGTGCTCACCAGCCTCTCTGCCAGCCCGCTGGTGCTCGGGCACCCACCGGCCACTCATGCCCCAGGTAGGagcatgtccctgtccctcccatCCCTGGGCATGTGTCTCATGGCAGGACCTgaccttcctcttcttcctcctcaccAGAGCCTGGCAGCGAGGTCTGGAAGGAGGCTCCTGCCAtgtcctccagctgcagcagcagcagcaacaccaGCGGGGACTGGAGCTGGGACCCCTCCAGCGACCGATCCACCCCCTCCACCCCCTCACCCCCCCTCTCCAGCCATGTCCCCAGCACCTTCCTGCCTGGCCCACTGCCAGATGAGGGCCCTGATGAGCCCGATGGCACCCACTTTGT
This genomic stretch from Cinclus cinclus chromosome 18, bCinCin1.1, whole genome shotgun sequence harbors:
- the LIME1 gene encoding lck-interacting transmembrane adapter 1, producing MFSLLRAQPHSAGSGFPMAAASSEGTTGTQLLPAGTALALLGGLVYLGTLCAACKRKGRKKVAPDGVKLMDEALLCQTQLRSLSKSDTKLHELYRVKVRDDVQRPASLDLHCPTAPGGESLHSSGLLHRELPQIPIPEPLATSPAPDQTYSNLLFTPLRKPAPDSVYECLAVGGEDAPVPPMPAGTQVSPPRAAHGAADYACVHKVKKAVSVEVQDGAVAGPPGAQHCWDGAGSAPQDKLEEMYSTVCKATKKKSQVPASTLRVLKEVGSGWPPPRQQEGPPAAPGPPDPCYESINNRAWTAQGCGPDPDYEAVDINWKKAAKRDKPGKPCVPENLYESVVDIWAGEPRKASARTAANGLEVYITNL